Proteins from a single region of Cydia amplana chromosome 17, ilCydAmpl1.1, whole genome shotgun sequence:
- the LOC134655958 gene encoding signal recognition particle 14 kDa protein, with protein MVLLGNDEFLVELTKLFQKARASGSITMTMKRYDGRTRAEPRNGTPVVKNPEYKCLIRAQSSSKKLSTVIEQREVEKFSTAYTNLLRTSVNGLKRLKKPKKKAVVTQ; from the exons ATGGTGTTGCTTGGTAATGATGAG TTCCTCGTCGAACTTACTAAGCTGTTCCAAAAGGCACGTGCTTCAGGATCCATAACCATGACGATGAAAAGAT atGATGGACGAACTAGAGCTGAGCCGCGGAACGGAACACCAGTAGTTAAAAACCCGGAGTACAAATGTTTAATTAGGGCACAATCTAGCAGCAAGAAATTATCTACTGTCATTGAACAAAGagaagtggaaaaattcagtACGGCATATACAAACCTACTGAGGACGAGCGTTAACGGACTGAAGCGTTTGAAGAAACCGAAGAAAAAGGCAGTGGTAACTCAGTAA